CCCGGCCTTCGAGGCGAGGCGGGACAGCATCCGGAAGGAGACGACAATGCGCTTACCTCTGATCGCCCTCGCGCTGTCCGGAATCGCGCTCGCCGGCCCGGCCAGCGCCCAGATGCCCGGCTGGACGCCGCCCGAGGGTTTCCGGCATGGGGATTTTCACGGCTTCCACGGCGGCTTCCGGCATTGGCATGGGCGGCCGCACCGGTCGGGATTCCGGTCCTTCGATCTCAATTCGGGCGCCGTCGACGGTCCCGCCGTCGCGCCGGAGCCCCCCGGTCTCGCGGGCGTCTCGCCTCCCGGTCCCGCGGGTGGTTCGCCGCCTGGCCTGGCGGGCGCCGTGCCGCCCGGCCTCGCGAACGGTTCGGGCAACGGCAACGGCAATGTCGGGAACTTCAACGGCAACGGCAATACCGGCAACAACAACGGCAACGGCAATGTCGGGAACGGACTCGGAAACGGGTTCTCCACCAACGGGAACGGCAACGGCATCGGACAATGAGCCGATGCGTTCGACCGGCCCCCGGACCCGTTCGCCCGGATGCGGAGCTCCGCCGCATCCGCGCCGGACGGGGGTGTGTCGTCAGTAATTGATGGTCGCCCGCAAGCCCATCACGGTCGCGTTCTTCAAGCGCCGACCCCGGTCGTCGGCCAGCCCCCCGCCCGGGCGCATCACGACCTGCAGATCCGGCTGCAGGGTGAATCCCGGCACCACCTCGGCCTGGTAGGTCGCCTCGATCACCACCTCGCTGCTGCGCAGCGGGCCCGTGCCCTGGCCGAACCGGATGGTGTCGCGGTCGAAGGCGCGGGCGGCCGGGCTGATGCGCGAGTAGATGACCCCGAGGGCCGCGGTGTCGTTGGGGCGGCCGGGCAGCAGGCCCTTATAGGCGATGCCGCCGTCGAGATAGAGATCGATCAGGTTGCGGTCGGCCGGCACCTTCGACAGCCGCAGGAAGGCGCTGGCGCCCTCGTCCTCGGTCTCGGGCTCGCGGTAGAGCGTCTGGTCGATGATGCCGTAGACGCCGCGGTCGCCGCGGAAGCGCCGGGCGATGCCGCTCGCCTCCGGATCGGCGAGCAGCCGGCCGCCGACGCTGTCGAGGCGCGGGCTGTCGAAGCCGCCGAGATGGTCCCAGCCGCCGAGCGTCGCGGTACCGTGCAGGGGCTCCCCCCAGAGATCGAGCGTGTAGGCATACGCGACCTCGCCGATCAGCAGGGGCGGATCGTTGATCCGGAAGCTGGTGCCGGTGCGGTTGATCCGCTGCGGGTCGGTGTCGTCGCCCCGGCGCATGCCCGCCGGGTCGCCGTTGAACACCGCCGCCTGCAACGACAGGCGCTCGTCGGGCACGTATTTCACCCGCACGGCCGGGGTGGCGAGGGGATAGATCGGCCCGCCGCTCGGCAGCACCACGGCGCCGATATTGGGCCAGCCGAAGCCGGCATTGAAGAACACCACCGCCGACTGGGCGATGGCGAACTCGGTATCGGCCGAGACCTGGCCCGCCTTGATCGACAGCTTGCCGCCGAAGAAGCTCTGCTCGAGCCACAACTCGAACAGCCGGGTCGCCGGCAGGGCCTCGATGCCGCTCACCGTCGTCAGGTTGTTGACGTAGGAGCGCGACATCCCGTGGCCGTGGATCTGGAAGAAGTCGGTATGGAACTTCGCCCCGGTCCAGCCGGCGAGCCTGTCGAGGTCGACATCGAGCGACGTATCCAGGCGCCCGCCATAGGTGACGCCGCGCCTCAGGCCCCCGCGCAGGTTGGCCAGCCCCTCGCCGATATACGTGATGGTGGTGGTGATGCCCCGCTCGGAGAGAAAGGCGCGGGCGCCGAACGGGTCGCCATAGGGGCCGAGCGACGACTGGATCGAACCGCCGATCGTCACCGAGACCTGGTCGGAGGTGCGCGACTGGGCGATGGCGGTCTGCGGGTCGCCGCCGGCGCCGGTGAGCGGCCAGGCCGGCGGGACCACCGCAAGGCGGGGGGCCTGCTGCGCGGCGGCGCCCCCCGACATCAGGACGAGGACGGCCAGCGACGCCGCGCGCAGAGCCTCGCCCATCCCGATCTCAGTACCGCGCCGGCACGTACATCTCGGCCGGAACCGGGCCGCGGACGTAATCGGGGTTGCGCACCCGCTCGGGCAGGTGGACGGGCGGATGCTCGACGGTGCCGTAGGGCACCTGCTCCAGCAGGTGGCTGATGCAGTTGAGGCGGGCGCGCTGCTTGTCGACGGCATCGACTACCCACCACGGCGCCTCCTGGATGTGGGTGCGGGCCAGCATGTCTTCCTTGGCGCGGGTGTAGCTCTCCCAGCGCCGGCGCGATTCGACGTCCATCGGGCTCAGCTTCCACTGCTTGAGCGGATCGTGGATCCGCATCTCGAAGCGGTGAGCCTGCTCGGCGTCGGTGATCGAGAACCAGTACTTCACCAGGATGACCCCTGAGCGCACCAGCATACGCTCGAACTCCGGCACCGAGCGGAAGAACTCCTCCACGTCGGCCTCGGAGCAGAAACCCATGACCCGCTCGACGCCGGCCCGGTTGTACCAGGAGCGGTCGAACAGCACCATCTCGCCGCCGGTCGGCAGGTGGCTGACGTAGCGCTGGAAATACCACTGGCCGCGCTCGCGCTCGTTCGGGGCGGGGAGGGCGGCGACGCGGCAGACCCGCGGGTTGAGGCGCTGGGTGATGCGCTTGATGACGCCGCCCTTGCCGGCGGAATCGCGCCCCTCGAACAGGACAACGACCTTGAGCTTGTTGGTGTGGACCCAGTCCTGGAGCCGGACCAGCTCGTGCTGCAGGCGCAGGAGCTCGCGGAAGTAGAGCCGGCGGTCGAGGCTCGGGGCGGCGCCCTCCGGCGGCGGCACCAGCCCGGCGAGGCGCTCCTCCTCGATCTCGAGTTCCAGTTCCTCGTCGTAGGCCTCGGCGATCTCGCGCCGCAGCGCCTCGATCGTAGCCGCCTGCTGCGATGCCTCGAACTCGCTCATGGCCGTCTCACGTCCCTCAGGTCACCAGTCCCGCCTTACAGCAGCGGTCCGTGACAGGCGTGAGAAGAAGCCGCGCGAGACGAGCTTAGGGTGTGTGCGACGCCACGGCGCGGCGTGGCGCCGTGGCGAAGCCCGTCGACCGAGCGTCCCGTCAACGGCGTGTCGCGGACC
This sequence is a window from Methylobacterium sp. SyP6R. Protein-coding genes within it:
- a CDS encoding carbohydrate porin, whose protein sequence is MGEALRAASLAVLVLMSGGAAAQQAPRLAVVPPAWPLTGAGGDPQTAIAQSRTSDQVSVTIGGSIQSSLGPYGDPFGARAFLSERGITTTITYIGEGLANLRGGLRRGVTYGGRLDTSLDVDLDRLAGWTGAKFHTDFFQIHGHGMSRSYVNNLTTVSGIEALPATRLFELWLEQSFFGGKLSIKAGQVSADTEFAIAQSAVVFFNAGFGWPNIGAVVLPSGGPIYPLATPAVRVKYVPDERLSLQAAVFNGDPAGMRRGDDTDPQRINRTGTSFRINDPPLLIGEVAYAYTLDLWGEPLHGTATLGGWDHLGGFDSPRLDSVGGRLLADPEASGIARRFRGDRGVYGIIDQTLYREPETEDEGASAFLRLSKVPADRNLIDLYLDGGIAYKGLLPGRPNDTAALGVIYSRISPAARAFDRDTIRFGQGTGPLRSSEVVIEATYQAEVVPGFTLQPDLQVVMRPGGGLADDRGRRLKNATVMGLRATINY
- the ppk2 gene encoding polyphosphate kinase 2, whose protein sequence is MSEFEASQQAATIEALRREIAEAYDEELELEIEEERLAGLVPPPEGAAPSLDRRLYFRELLRLQHELVRLQDWVHTNKLKVVVLFEGRDSAGKGGVIKRITQRLNPRVCRVAALPAPNERERGQWYFQRYVSHLPTGGEMVLFDRSWYNRAGVERVMGFCSEADVEEFFRSVPEFERMLVRSGVILVKYWFSITDAEQAHRFEMRIHDPLKQWKLSPMDVESRRRWESYTRAKEDMLARTHIQEAPWWVVDAVDKQRARLNCISHLLEQVPYGTVEHPPVHLPERVRNPDYVRGPVPAEMYVPARY